In Kosmotoga arenicorallina S304, a genomic segment contains:
- a CDS encoding extracellular solute-binding protein — MKRFFVLLVLLGVLLTSFTFAAKTKITYWQYFYETKKITIDQLIKEFEKQNPDIEVEHVTFPYANYNQKVASSIPAGVGPDVINLYYGWIPKYVTSGYLIPLPEEDFSKEYLQSQFFSFVSKGIEFNGKYYALPIAVRSLALFWNKKLFEQAGLDPEKPPTTLQELVEYAKRLTVYDKKGNIVQEGLTMQPSGQGHHWIREVLVRQFGGVPYTSDSRTVLYDKTGAGSDVLKFYTDLITVDKVGYPGFMNDDVTAFKAQKAAMTIDGSFRIGTLNKIKGLEWGVAELPSYMGVKSNFASFWANGITTNATQDPKKLEAAVKFIKFLSSPESMKLWLKNVGELPANPELAKEYYDDPVYGAFLRGLEYAHATFFVDESAQRQVMMDAVDKVVLKGISPEVAWREAAEEEQKVLDNFWSSIQ, encoded by the coding sequence ATGAAACGGTTCTTTGTGCTTCTTGTGCTGCTTGGTGTATTACTTACCAGTTTTACTTTTGCGGCAAAAACAAAGATTACTTACTGGCAATATTTCTATGAAACAAAGAAGATCACCATTGATCAGCTGATCAAGGAATTTGAAAAGCAAAATCCTGATATTGAAGTGGAACACGTTACTTTTCCTTATGCCAATTACAATCAAAAAGTGGCATCATCTATTCCAGCTGGTGTCGGACCCGATGTAATCAACCTTTATTATGGGTGGATTCCCAAGTACGTTACTTCAGGGTATTTAATTCCCCTTCCCGAAGAGGACTTTTCAAAGGAATATCTTCAATCACAGTTTTTCTCTTTTGTATCAAAGGGAATAGAGTTTAATGGGAAATATTACGCTCTGCCTATTGCTGTTAGATCGCTGGCTCTTTTCTGGAATAAGAAGCTTTTTGAACAAGCAGGGCTTGATCCCGAGAAACCACCAACAACTTTACAGGAGCTTGTTGAATATGCCAAAAGGCTCACAGTGTATGATAAGAAAGGAAACATTGTCCAGGAAGGTCTCACCATGCAACCTTCTGGGCAGGGACATCATTGGATAAGAGAAGTCCTTGTAAGACAATTTGGAGGAGTTCCCTATACCTCAGACTCTCGAACAGTTCTTTACGACAAAACTGGTGCTGGCTCCGATGTTCTAAAATTTTACACCGATTTGATAACAGTAGATAAGGTTGGATATCCCGGCTTCATGAATGATGATGTAACGGCCTTTAAGGCGCAAAAAGCAGCGATGACTATTGATGGCTCTTTCAGAATAGGGACACTTAACAAGATAAAAGGCCTTGAATGGGGTGTTGCAGAGCTTCCAAGTTATATGGGTGTGAAATCCAATTTTGCATCTTTCTGGGCTAATGGCATTACAACAAATGCAACGCAAGATCCCAAGAAGCTCGAGGCAGCAGTGAAGTTTATCAAATTCCTGTCTTCACCAGAATCCATGAAACTCTGGCTTAAAAATGTCGGTGAACTCCCTGCAAATCCTGAACTAGCAAAGGAATACTATGATGATCCTGTTTACGGAGCATTCCTTAGAGGGTTGGAATATGCACATGCGACGTTCTTCGTTGATGAGTCTGCTCAGAGACAGGTCATGATGGATGCAGTTGACAAAGTCGTTTTGAAAGGTATATCTCCTGAAGTTGCGTGGAGAGAAGCTGCTGAAGAGGAGCAAAAGGTTCTTGACAACTTCTGGAGTTCTATTCAGTGA
- a CDS encoding carbohydrate ABC transporter permease, whose protein sequence is MRLRQKKILTAYVFLSVPLLFFIVVRFYPMVYSFWLSFTDWDLISPKKNFIGLLNYINIFKDEVFMKAIVNTLKYVVFGVPAVIIVSLYLSLVLNRIKKFQGFYRLLYVMPYITPLVAVSWVWKWMYQQPPIGFINNLLTIFGIDSQPFLMSTSQALPSIVVTTVWVNLGYCVIIFLAGLQTIPQEYIEAAKIDGANRRQILWRITIPLLNPIIVFLAITQSITFLRIFTQVYNMTDQGSGGPLNSTKPLVLYIYQKAFMSFDMGTAATATVILFGIIMVITLVQMLILNKNIEY, encoded by the coding sequence ATGCGGTTAAGACAGAAAAAAATACTAACAGCTTATGTTTTTTTATCTGTACCACTTTTGTTCTTTATCGTAGTGAGATTTTATCCCATGGTGTATTCATTTTGGTTGAGCTTCACAGATTGGGATTTGATATCTCCAAAAAAGAATTTCATTGGCCTTTTGAATTATATAAACATCTTCAAGGACGAAGTTTTTATGAAAGCCATAGTGAACACATTGAAATATGTTGTATTTGGTGTGCCAGCAGTTATAATTGTTTCTTTATATCTTTCATTAGTTTTGAATAGAATAAAAAAGTTTCAAGGTTTCTATAGATTGCTTTACGTTATGCCTTACATTACTCCCCTCGTTGCAGTCAGCTGGGTTTGGAAATGGATGTATCAACAACCTCCAATAGGCTTCATAAACAATTTGCTAACGATCTTTGGGATTGATTCTCAACCTTTTTTGATGAGCACTTCGCAAGCCCTTCCTTCAATAGTTGTCACCACTGTCTGGGTTAACCTAGGCTATTGTGTAATCATCTTTTTAGCTGGTTTACAAACGATTCCTCAGGAGTATATTGAAGCTGCAAAAATCGATGGTGCCAACAGAAGGCAGATTTTATGGAGAATAACCATCCCTCTTCTAAATCCTATAATCGTGTTTCTCGCTATTACTCAAAGTATTACCTTTTTGAGGATCTTCACTCAAGTTTACAATATGACCGATCAAGGTTCGGGAGGTCCCCTGAATTCCACCAAACCTCTTGTTCTCTATATATATCAGAAAGCTTTTATGTCCTTTGATATGGGAACTGCAGCGACGGCAACTGTAATTCTTTTTGGAATAATCATGGTAATAACTCTCGTTCAGATGTTAATCCTGAACAAAAACATAGAATATTAG
- a CDS encoding ROK family transcriptional regulator translates to MNFTKTEINVLKTVRKHGLISRAEISRQIGLSKPIVSKIVSQFVSLGALVEKKRGLSSKKGGKKPILLSFVPNFKYIVALDIGGTKMIAALTDLEGKILEKTNFSTKGIKNKEELFSLVETGINSVLQIPKDKVLAISMGVPGTVSSDDQVVHYIPSFDLRNIYLAKEMEKRFGLPVRVANDVTLNALGELWLGAARGSKNMFLLSLGTGTGGAFVINGEVYEGSHGMAGEVGYMITSWPNDQASTNGFGSLESWFSGYSFEKTFGNLTGKKVNLKEFFASHKEDKMFRKVLTKGCEHLAVALGNIITLFDPDVIVITGGIGYNQYETLIELILPTIRKIVPEEIYQRVTFKRALLGELGVVLGAVYHGQTEILL, encoded by the coding sequence ATGAATTTTACAAAGACTGAGATAAATGTTCTAAAAACAGTTAGAAAGCATGGTCTTATATCAAGGGCTGAGATCTCCAGGCAAATCGGACTCAGTAAGCCGATTGTGTCAAAAATTGTTTCACAATTCGTATCTTTGGGAGCGTTGGTGGAAAAAAAGCGCGGGTTAAGCTCAAAAAAAGGTGGAAAAAAGCCAATTCTACTTTCTTTTGTCCCCAACTTCAAATACATTGTGGCACTTGACATAGGCGGAACAAAAATGATAGCTGCTTTAACAGATCTTGAAGGGAAAATTCTGGAAAAGACGAATTTCTCCACGAAAGGGATAAAGAACAAAGAAGAGCTTTTTTCTCTTGTTGAAACAGGTATCAACAGTGTTTTGCAAATTCCCAAAGATAAAGTGTTGGCGATAAGCATGGGAGTTCCTGGTACTGTAAGCAGTGATGATCAGGTTGTACATTACATACCATCTTTCGACCTTAGAAACATTTACCTTGCCAAAGAAATGGAAAAGCGTTTTGGCCTTCCCGTTCGCGTTGCGAATGATGTAACTCTGAATGCGCTGGGAGAGTTGTGGTTAGGTGCTGCTAGAGGCTCAAAAAATATGTTTCTACTTTCTCTAGGTACTGGTACAGGGGGAGCCTTTGTGATAAACGGCGAGGTTTATGAAGGTTCTCACGGAATGGCAGGGGAAGTAGGTTATATGATTACAAGCTGGCCCAATGATCAAGCATCTACAAATGGCTTTGGAAGCCTTGAGAGTTGGTTTTCAGGATACAGTTTTGAAAAAACATTTGGTAATTTAACTGGGAAAAAGGTAAATCTTAAAGAGTTCTTTGCTTCCCATAAAGAAGACAAAATGTTCAGAAAGGTATTAACTAAAGGTTGTGAACATCTTGCGGTAGCACTCGGAAATATAATAACACTCTTTGATCCCGATGTGATTGTTATAACTGGTGGAATTGGCTATAACCAGTATGAAACTTTAATTGAGTTGATATTACCGACAATACGAAAAATTGTGCCTGAAGAGATATACCAAAGAGTTACTTTTAAGAGGGCTTTGCTGGGTGAGCTGGGAGTAGTGCTGGGGGCGGTTTATCACGGACAAACTGAAATTCTTTTATAA